The Anabas testudineus chromosome 11, fAnaTes1.2, whole genome shotgun sequence genome has a segment encoding these proteins:
- the kiaa1522 gene encoding uncharacterized protein KIAA1522 homolog isoform X3: MGNSVQKKKKKVQSEKNCAAPQSPPWTPSQEKPKGFWLFGRPENLKTAGPKGNEDQKRLAVHYTTSQHYQENVFIEGSRPQYLEDLHTEAQEGLKILQHEENKNGVNFPDNESMASTDSLCPEQDISSKDRGDSPDSRSTTGSAVSTRPALTHQGSTFKPLNPVKRLDKSRKRNRRTTIMGIPNQVQKELALHRSSTFQPLVSTQLSNQDGQISDDHLDVVIIPTVDGETAVANKEGARVNLSKLEQASRDQQLLLNHLQTAYQDEPLFNHQSFGSHLCPASTLRPKSVAVPGLTTSSSFSSSTISTFLQEPQGPVMSISPQATYLSTIIPNAVLPASIEVIEIDRSSSRTRGSSVNPGSSVRTVSKSSLASGDSSASPLLSRKSDGESSQTAHSHDNSTLMPKSASGSNWSESQSSETINSQKVSQNGGQDLVSLHSSIGRINSPSSKSESVVTGPGSESGGVSGSVSADEEAKNKHNSSRSLSVTKIKQPPAPPRRTNSLHNNKIRNNTRSLVDSKDLNDSVCEEVTTDSKNIVEKLATSAPKLVSNATGSPDTYSSPLSPTQASHSEPGGETEPHTEPSSASPQKTPSEGGKFERTMSPSSGYSSQSGTPTLSPKEMSPTSPDKQKKKPVKPERSITRASSSAASPSSSLTSLSSGTSEPITPDVSTHSSSLPLCRSPATVSAKELTPNISSSFRAELRELLNIPPPPKIKAPCPPPPETWVQNRNTFELLCGPCPSISKVTQKPAQIHDSTVKQTGTQTEASKGIQVLNEKQISTQKPVLSESKAKTGILATTGPEGVHMELEGRECPAIEQEKVEESAEVQKQEQSNSPVLKGPVSVETMPKKDPPPVMKKPTVVPYRGELVSTVQSVDRHEQETCPTIKVDLPVENHTTSPQNGVMFSVEMEKSEVTSMLLLSVEVPTISKVSPPPTPPPAYHPTPPPSRRTPPSSVSMPSDELQKVLEEIHIVESCWPPPPPPLEGDPVFDGGDEIDFPPPPPPFVTENVPDVMDSCMKKLDVSKRSTDDIGQTFVDSSKPGTSVCGLVSDLTLASPQPVVTDNKPEVVLQVSKAEAADDFSYQLGQNVSSASDSALPPPVEASTFTPITTTENPVAVSALIPWSSSLRQDSLKTEDQSPSELPGNSQLQALVTVPLAPPLPAENLAHGVNFRRQPSLANRDNRNKELLSRHKSAPIPKEDANIPLVTPSLLQMVRLRSVNMTEAQVNAPSEDKQTSEGAPFQENCPVSILGPQNIPQKPIRKSLSLKSPPQTVKTSPATPSTPSMRLQEAIRMKTAAMSSRDGLPSRLGMRSQTYSCVTEPGALSLKSPEGYDMHKSPSSTASFIFSRSTKKVVIETAAASSPDAQASLKQSLAAELMQVSEQSRAAAFSNGGVKCEKVPPPVAKKPAYGSIGHSQNHPTCSEKMEISVNENGAIEVQDMIITSPETTTTRVTADTIETLF; encoded by the exons CCGGACCGAAGGGTAATGAAGACCAGAAGAGGTTGGCAGTTCACTACACAACATCTCAGCACTACCAGGAGAATGTTTTCATTGAGGGCAGCAGGCCACAGTACCTGGAGGACCTGCACACCGAGGCTCAGGAGGGACTCAAAATACTCCAGCACGAAG AAAACAAGAATGGAGTGAACTTCCCTGACAATGAGAGCATGGCT TCCACAGACAGTCTCTGTCCAGAGCAGGATATCAGCTCCAAGGACAGAGGTGACTCTCCGGATTCCAGATCCACAACCGGATCTGCTGTGTCAACAAGGCCTGCGCTCACACATCAAG GTTCCACATTCAAGCCTCTGAACCCAGTGAAAAGGTTAGAtaagagcaggaagaggaatAGGAGGACCACCATCATGGGTATTCCCAACCAGGTCCAGAAAGAGCTCG CACTGCACAGGAGCTCCACATTCCAGCCACTTGTTTCTACCCAACTCTCTAACCAGGATGGACAAATCAGCGATGACCATTTAGATGTCGTCATTATTCCTACAGTTGATGGAGAGACTGCTGTAGCGAATAAGGAGGGGGCTAGAGTGAACCTTTCAAAGCTGGAG CAGGCGTCTAGAGATCAGCAGCTACTGTTGAATCACCTACAGACAGCGTACCAGGACGAGCCACTGTTTAACCACCAGAGCTTTGGCTCCCATCTCTGCCCTGCATCCACCCTCAGACCTAAATCTGTGGCTGTCCCTGGGCTGACTACTTcatcttccttctcttcttcaaCAATCTCTACCTTTCTCCAGGAACCCCAG GGCCCAGTGATGTCTATATCTCCCCAGGCCACCTACTTGTCTACCATCATTCCCAATGCAGTTTTGCCAGCCTCAATTGAAGTCATTGAAATTGACCGCAGTAGCAGCCGGACTCGTGGCAGCAGTGTAAACCCTGGTAGCAGTGTTCGCACTGTAAGCAAAAGCAGTCTAGCATCCGGGGACTCATCTGCCAGCCCTTTGTTGTCCAGAAAGTCAGATGGTGAAAGTTCCCAGACTGCCCATTCTCATGACAACTCTACTTTAATGCCCAAATCAGCTTCAGGATCAAACTGGAGTGAGTCACAATCTTCAGAGACCATTAATTCCCAGAAAGTGAGTCAAAATGGGGGCCAAGACCTTGTCAGTCTCCATAGCTCCATTGGCAGGATCAACAGTCCCAGCAGTAAGAGTGAAAGTGTTGTAACAGGACCAGGGTCTGAGTCAGGTGGTGTATCAGGGTCAGTAAGTGCTGACGAAGaggctaaaaacaaacacaactcttCGCGCAGTCTTTCCGTTACAAAGATCAAACAACCCCCAGCACCTCCAAGAAGAACAAACTCTTTGCATAATAACAAGATAAGAAACAACACAAGGTCTTTGGTGGATAGCAAAGATCTCAATGACTCTGTGTGTGAAGAGGTGACAACTGATTCAAAAAATATTGTAGAAAAGTTAGCTACTTCAGCTCCCAAACTTGTATCTAATGCCACAGGGTCTCCAGATACTTACTCCAGTCCTTTAAGCCCAACACAGGCCTCACATAGTGAgcctggaggagaaacagagccACATACAGAACCCAGCAGCGCCTCCCCACAGAAAACTCCCTCAGAAGGAGGAAAATTTGAACGAACCATGTCCCCTTCAAGTGGCTACTCTAGTCAGAGTGGAACACCCACGCTTTCCCCAAAAGAGATGTCCCCAACCTCTCcagacaaacagaagaagaaaccagTCAAACCAGAGAGATCTATAACTCGGGCTTCAtcctcagcagcttctccttcGTCCTCTCttacttctctctcttctggTACATCTGAGCCTATCACTCCAGATGTTTCCACACATAGCTCCAGTCTGCCTTTATGCAGATCTCCAGCTACTGTTTCTGCAAAAGAGCTCACTCCTAACATTTCTTCAAGTTTCAGAGCAGAACTCAGAGAGCTGCTAAATATCCCACCACCTCCAAAAATCAAAGCAccatgtcctcctcctccagagaCATGGgtccaaaacagaaacacatttgagCTCCTGTGTGGGCCTTGCCCCAGTATCAGCAAAGTAACCCAGAAACCAGCACAGATACACGACAGCACAGTTAAGCAGACAGGAACCCAGACTGAAGCTAGTAAAGGGATTcaggttttaaatgaaaagcagataAGCACACAAAAACCTGTCTTGTCAGAGAGCAAAGCCAAGACAGGAATACTGGCAACAACAGGTCCTGAAGGTGTCCACATGGAGCTGGAAGGTAGAGAATGTCCAGCTATAGAACAAGAGAAGGTGGAAGAAAGTGCAGAAGTTCAGAAACAAGAGCAAAGTAATAGCCCTGTATTAAAAGGACCAGTAAGTGTAGAAACAATGCCAAAGAAAGATCCCCCTCCCGTCATGAAGAAACCCACAGTGGTACCGTACAGAGGAGAACTGGTGTCAACAGTGCAGTCAGTTGATAGACATGAACAGGAAACATGCCCCACAATTAAAGTTGATTTACCTGTGGAGAACCATACAACCTCTCCACAGAATGGGGTCATGTTTTCGGTTGAGATGGAAAAAAGTGAGGTCACATCCATGCTGTTACTTTCAGTAGAAGTCCCTACAATTAGTAAGGTGTCGCCCCCACCTACGCCTCCCCCAGCCTACCACCCTACACCTCCTCCGTCAAGAAGGACACCTCCATCATCTGTATCTATGCCATCAGATGAATTGCAGAAGGTACTGGAGGAGATCCACATTGTAGAGTCTTGCTggccacctcctccacctcctttgGAGGGGGACCCTGTCTTTGATGGAGGTGACGAGATAgacttccctcctcctcctccaccctttGTGACAGAGAATGTGCCAGATGTGATGGACAGTTGTATGAAAAAGCTGGATGTCTCAAAAAGATCTACGGATGACATTGGACAAACATTTGTGGATTCCAGTAAACCTGGGACATCTGTATGTGGACTAGTTTCAGATTTGACACTTGCTTCTCCACAACCAGTAGTAACTGATAACAAACCAGAAGTTGTCTTGCAAGTTTCAAAAGCTGAAGCTGCTGATGATTTTTCTTACCAACTGGGACAGAATGTGTCATCTGCTTCAGACAGTGCCCTACCTCCACCAGTGGAGGCATCGACCTTTACACCAATTACAACAACAGAGAACCCTGTAGCAGTCTCTGCCTTAATTCCTTGGAGCAGTTCCCTGAGGCAAGACTCTCTGAAAACTGAAGATCAATCTCCATCCGAGCTTCCAGGCAATTCCCAACTTCAAGCTCTAGTTACAGTTCCATTAGCACCCCCTCTACCTGCAGAGAATTTAGCTCATGGGGTTAACTTCAGAAGGCAGCCTAGTCTGGCAAACCGAGACAACAGAAACAAGGAGCTCCTTTCCCGCCACAAAAGTGCACCTATCCCCAAAGAGGATGCTAACATACCTCTTGTCACGCCCTCCCTGCTTCAGATGGTTCGCCTTAGATCAGTCAACATGACTGAAGCTCAGGTGAATGCGCCCTCTGAAGACAAGCAAACAAGCGAGGGAGCGCCATTTCAGGAAAATTGTCCAGTCTCAATCTTAGGGCCCCAAAACATTCCACAAAAGCCCATCCGTAAGTCTCTGTCTCTAAAATCACCACcacagacagtaaaaacatCCCCTGCAACACCCAGCACTCCATCCATGCGCTTACAGGAAGCCATACGTATGAAAACCGCAGCCATGTCCTCAAGAGATGGTCTTCCATCCCGACTGGGTATGAGATCTCAGACTTACAGCTGTGTCACTGAACCAGGAGCTCTGTCTCTGAAATCACCTGAAGGATACGATATGCACAAGTCCCCATCTTCTACCGCCAGCTTTATCTTCTCCAGGAGCACAAAAAAAGTTGTCATAGAGACAGCGGCTGCCTCATCTCCTGATGCTCAGGCAAGTCTGAAGCAAAGCTTGGCGGCTGAGCTCATGCAAGTATCTGAACAATCAAGAGCCGCTGCTTTCTCCAATGGTGGGGTGAAGTGTGAAAAAGTTCCTCCACCTGTTGCCAAGAAGCCAGCGTATGGCAGCATCGGCCATTCACAGAATCACCCCACTTGTTCAGAAAAAATGGAGATCAGTGTCAATGAAAATGGAGCAATAGAAGTACAAGATATGATTATAACATCTCCTGAGACAACAA CTACCAGAGTGACAGCGGACACAATCGAAACACTGTTTTGA